A window from Sphingopyxis alaskensis RB2256 encodes these proteins:
- a CDS encoding ATP-binding protein produces MRFQLLDLVRYGGFADRVVTFGPGRPDLHLVMGPNEAGKSTMLEAIGDLLFGIHAQTAQGWRFDYGELRIRAVLEHQGSVVEITRRKGSRNTLLATDGTALPEDILVPFLGGIDRTTFERMYGLDHQKLRSGGLAILEGKDDAARLVLEAGSGLSVVGAELARLERVAGELFKPNAQIPPVNRLMRERGEAQAIVRSSALTDSAWSAIIAAERRAGEQRSELQVESRELATRAAALERTNRARAPLARIGEIDAELEALGDIKLFPADAASRLNAAIANRNTAQELQNQHSIQLDRAKNVLSSITLPELLLAERERAEALEERRPVVEKAVADIARRTGELERSEARIETARSEARLPAGAALPSAGWRKRAREYLQDRRALAERRVRLSLALSEAALAKAKAETDLAALPPPIELAGLTDAITAVPADFAERVTSAEERLIRAERRMQIERASLSPWAGEIDGLGTMSLPVDVVVSEHQARIEVANAQLAQAKLAISNSSEASVKATARLAGLSAAGDLPTPEAVLAARELRDSAVEDVRGRLARPREPGDEDAGVALSLAVERADAVADRRDAEADRIAELLLARTTSAEADAFHQANRLLVEEAEAALEEAKADWASLLAPLGLVLPPAALAAWRASRERVLEAFEEQAAAKTGLDRLKATAAAALTKLAQISSAAGFQIEAEMELADAVRAAKARLSALEVADRLRAAANVVMAGVATTLDELAREEREIVSRGAVLDEDRGALMVEAGLLEDAGDPAISDAIEATEAVAAEIATADGLRRQINGMKKDIDAFEADANTLFAAVGHDAPTRHSEDVHALTLTLKAGLAEKLKVERAREDIIAAQAGIQESEARAAAANAVVAELLGIGDITEEAALLPAIATSTHSIALGTARQTALNDLVEISGGRSVEELTADVAVIGADEATAELEAIADRQHEIGAEREAIGKVLRESELAHDNAATETLAADAQQRVKEIEAALLDAAERHVGAAATAAMLRWLIGKHRAESQGPLIARAGSLFQEMTHGSFAGLGLDYGADDQPRMVGLRQGGERVGVDGMSEGTRDQLYLALRLASIDERAAGGMPFICDDILITADEPRSASMLSALGAISRRTQVIVFTHHEHIVDLARRTLGDDGFTLHRLDAEIAVIAAA; encoded by the coding sequence ATGCGATTCCAGCTGCTCGATCTGGTCCGCTATGGCGGTTTTGCGGATCGCGTCGTCACGTTCGGGCCGGGGCGGCCGGATCTTCATCTCGTCATGGGGCCCAACGAGGCCGGCAAGTCGACCATGCTAGAGGCAATTGGCGATCTGCTGTTCGGAATTCATGCGCAAACGGCGCAAGGCTGGCGCTTTGACTATGGAGAGCTTCGCATTCGCGCGGTTCTGGAGCATCAAGGCAGTGTGGTAGAGATCACTCGCCGCAAGGGTAGCCGCAACACCCTGCTTGCCACCGACGGAACTGCGCTCCCCGAGGACATCCTGGTTCCTTTTCTCGGCGGGATAGACCGGACGACTTTCGAGCGAATGTACGGTCTCGATCACCAGAAACTCCGGTCCGGCGGCCTTGCGATTCTGGAGGGCAAAGACGACGCTGCGCGCCTTGTTCTCGAGGCCGGCAGCGGGCTGAGTGTTGTCGGTGCGGAGTTGGCCCGCCTCGAACGGGTTGCGGGCGAACTCTTCAAGCCCAACGCCCAGATTCCACCCGTCAACCGGCTGATGCGAGAGCGGGGCGAAGCCCAGGCGATTGTCCGTTCGTCGGCGCTGACGGACAGCGCGTGGAGTGCGATTATCGCCGCCGAGCGACGAGCTGGTGAACAACGATCCGAATTGCAGGTTGAAAGTCGCGAGCTTGCGACACGGGCCGCTGCACTAGAAAGGACCAATCGGGCGCGGGCGCCTTTGGCGCGCATTGGCGAAATCGACGCCGAACTCGAGGCGTTGGGCGACATCAAGCTATTTCCCGCCGATGCCGCATCCCGGCTCAATGCAGCCATCGCAAATCGCAATACGGCGCAGGAACTCCAGAATCAGCATAGCATCCAGTTGGACAGGGCAAAGAATGTCTTGTCGTCAATCACACTTCCCGAGCTGCTGCTTGCTGAACGGGAGCGGGCCGAAGCACTTGAGGAACGACGGCCTGTGGTCGAAAAGGCAGTGGCGGATATCGCGCGCCGAACCGGCGAGCTTGAGCGGTCCGAGGCGCGTATCGAAACCGCCCGCTCCGAGGCGCGCTTACCGGCTGGTGCCGCTTTGCCATCGGCGGGATGGCGCAAGCGCGCACGCGAGTATCTGCAAGACCGACGCGCGCTGGCGGAGCGGCGCGTCCGCCTGAGCTTGGCCCTGAGTGAAGCGGCACTGGCCAAAGCCAAGGCGGAAACCGACCTAGCAGCATTGCCGCCCCCCATCGAGCTGGCCGGGCTGACGGATGCAATTACTGCGGTCCCCGCTGACTTCGCGGAGCGGGTGACGAGTGCAGAAGAACGGTTGATCCGGGCAGAGCGCCGAATGCAGATCGAGCGCGCCAGTCTTTCCCCTTGGGCGGGAGAAATTGACGGGCTCGGAACGATGTCCTTGCCCGTGGATGTTGTAGTTAGCGAACATCAGGCCCGGATTGAAGTTGCCAACGCGCAACTGGCCCAGGCCAAGTTGGCCATTTCCAACTCGAGCGAAGCCAGCGTCAAAGCGACGGCGCGCCTTGCCGGCTTGTCGGCTGCGGGGGATCTCCCAACACCAGAAGCCGTTCTCGCGGCGCGCGAGCTACGCGACAGTGCCGTAGAGGATGTCCGGGGACGCCTCGCCCGGCCGCGCGAGCCCGGTGACGAGGATGCCGGAGTCGCGCTGTCTCTCGCAGTCGAGCGCGCGGACGCAGTCGCCGATCGGCGCGACGCGGAAGCAGATCGTATCGCTGAACTTCTGCTTGCCCGCACCACTTCGGCCGAAGCCGACGCGTTTCACCAAGCCAATCGGCTCCTCGTCGAAGAGGCCGAAGCGGCCTTAGAGGAGGCTAAAGCAGATTGGGCGAGCCTGCTGGCACCGCTCGGCCTCGTGCTCCCGCCGGCGGCGCTCGCGGCGTGGCGAGCGAGCCGTGAGCGCGTGCTCGAGGCCTTTGAGGAACAGGCCGCCGCAAAGACTGGCCTCGACCGGCTCAAAGCAACTGCGGCCGCGGCGCTGACTAAATTAGCGCAGATCTCGTCCGCGGCAGGATTTCAAATCGAGGCAGAGATGGAGTTGGCGGACGCCGTGCGTGCCGCCAAAGCGCGTCTATCGGCGCTGGAGGTGGCGGACAGGCTGCGTGCGGCCGCCAATGTTGTGATGGCGGGTGTAGCAACAACGCTTGACGAGCTGGCGCGGGAGGAGCGCGAGATTGTTTCGCGCGGTGCCGTCCTCGACGAGGACCGTGGCGCTTTGATGGTCGAAGCCGGATTGCTCGAGGACGCCGGCGACCCCGCGATTTCCGATGCAATCGAAGCGACCGAAGCCGTCGCTGCCGAAATCGCCACGGCGGACGGGCTGCGGCGCCAGATCAACGGAATGAAAAAGGATATCGACGCGTTCGAGGCGGATGCCAACACTCTTTTTGCCGCGGTTGGACATGACGCGCCTACCCGCCATTCGGAGGACGTGCACGCGCTGACACTGACGCTAAAGGCCGGGCTTGCCGAAAAACTAAAGGTTGAGCGAGCCCGCGAGGATATTATCGCGGCACAGGCCGGAATTCAGGAATCCGAGGCGCGCGCGGCCGCGGCAAACGCGGTCGTCGCAGAGCTGCTCGGCATAGGCGATATCACCGAGGAGGCGGCATTGCTGCCAGCCATCGCGACGAGCACGCATTCGATTGCGCTGGGCACTGCGCGGCAAACCGCGTTGAACGATCTTGTAGAGATTAGCGGCGGCAGGAGCGTCGAGGAGTTGACTGCCGACGTCGCCGTGATCGGTGCGGACGAAGCAACTGCCGAGCTGGAGGCGATTGCGGACCGGCAGCATGAAATAGGGGCCGAGCGCGAGGCAATCGGGAAGGTGCTTCGCGAATCCGAACTTGCGCACGACAATGCAGCAACCGAAACCTTGGCAGCGGATGCGCAGCAGCGCGTAAAGGAAATTGAAGCGGCGCTGCTCGACGCGGCCGAGCGCCACGTCGGCGCCGCCGCGACAGCCGCCATGCTGCGCTGGCTGATCGGCAAGCATCGAGCGGAAAGCCAGGGGCCACTGATCGCTCGCGCAGGGTCGTTGTTTCAGGAGATGACCCATGGATCTTTCGCTGGGCTCGGCCTTGACTATGGTGCAGACGATCAGCCCAGAATGGTTGGCCTGCGGCAGGGCGGGGAGCGCGTTGGGGTCGATGGGATGTCCGAAGGAACGCGGGATCAGCTCTATCTGGCGCTGCGCCTGGCTTCAATCGACGAGCGCGCGGCAGGGGGAATGCCCTTCATCTGCGACGACATCCTGATAACTGCCGACGAGCCGAGGTCGGCGTCCATGTTGAGCGCATTGGGAGCGATTTCGAGACGGACTCAGGTCATTGTCTTCACGCACCACGAACATATCGTCGATTTGGCGCGGAGGACACTCGGCGACGATGGCTTCACGTTGCATCGGCTTGACGCTGAAATAGCCGTCATCGCAGCTGCGTAA
- a CDS encoding metallophosphoesterase family protein: MKKFKKMTGTFTFVHAADVHLDSPLGGLAKRDKAFSGLALNATRRALANVVDLAIAEGAAFVVVAGDLYDGTWKDQSTGQFAVSQFARLSRAGIRVAIAFGNHDAESRITRHLTMPEGVFGFSNRKCETVLFEDLGVALHGRSYKDVATLENIAAEYCPPVTGMFNLAVLHTALEGHPDHARYAPCSVGELVASGHDYWALGHVHDASIRSEHPHIVYPGNTQGRNVRETGVKGAMVVRVEEGVVRSVEHRACDEVRWARPEFDGRQASDMHELLSGIGGVLQEAIAGAGDRPTAVRLHVKTSGGLQNKLLADPDWFNAEVGARAMTVSESLWIERVKVESSEDAATRGLPPELIELLNGALADPDCLRAVEDAVAPLVGKMPAGTIDADLAPLLAAASARDGNSLLAAAKRAVEASLSVDA, translated from the coding sequence TTGAAGAAGTTCAAAAAAATGACAGGAACCTTTACTTTCGTTCACGCGGCCGATGTTCATCTCGACAGCCCGCTTGGCGGATTGGCGAAGCGGGACAAAGCCTTTAGCGGTCTGGCCCTCAACGCGACCCGGCGCGCCCTTGCGAATGTCGTCGATCTGGCCATCGCGGAGGGGGCCGCATTTGTCGTCGTCGCAGGCGACCTCTACGACGGCACCTGGAAGGATCAGTCGACCGGGCAGTTTGCGGTTTCCCAGTTTGCGCGGCTGTCGCGAGCGGGCATTCGCGTCGCCATCGCCTTCGGAAATCATGATGCCGAAAGCCGGATTACCCGCCATTTGACCATGCCGGAAGGCGTTTTCGGATTCTCCAATCGGAAGTGCGAGACCGTCCTGTTCGAGGATCTCGGAGTCGCGCTGCACGGCCGAAGCTACAAGGATGTAGCGACCCTCGAGAATATCGCAGCTGAATATTGTCCGCCGGTCACCGGGATGTTCAACTTGGCGGTGCTTCACACCGCGCTTGAAGGGCATCCGGATCATGCGCGCTACGCGCCCTGCTCCGTCGGCGAGCTCGTGGCGTCGGGACATGACTATTGGGCGCTTGGCCATGTCCATGATGCATCAATCCGCTCCGAGCATCCGCACATCGTTTATCCAGGCAATACCCAGGGCCGGAATGTCAGGGAGACCGGCGTCAAGGGTGCCATGGTGGTTCGAGTGGAGGAAGGCGTCGTGCGGTCGGTCGAACACCGCGCGTGTGACGAAGTGCGATGGGCTCGGCCGGAGTTCGACGGGCGACAGGCGAGCGACATGCACGAGCTTCTCTCCGGCATCGGCGGTGTGCTCCAAGAAGCCATCGCAGGCGCGGGCGACCGACCGACGGCGGTACGCCTTCACGTGAAGACCTCTGGCGGCCTCCAAAACAAACTGCTCGCCGATCCGGATTGGTTTAACGCGGAAGTCGGCGCGCGCGCCATGACCGTGTCGGAGAGTTTGTGGATCGAAAGGGTTAAGGTTGAAAGCAGTGAAGACGCCGCTACTCGGGGGCTTCCGCCTGAGTTGATCGAACTGCTGAATGGCGCATTGGCCGATCCGGATTGTCTGCGCGCGGTGGAGGATGCGGTCGCGCCGCTTGTCGGCAAGATGCCTGCTGGCACGATTGATGCGGATCTTGCACCGCTATTGGCCGCAGCAAGCGCGCGGGATGGTAACTCCCTGCTCGCGGCGGCAAAGCGAGCCGTCGAAGCTTCGCTAAGCGTAGATGCCTGA
- a CDS encoding Mov34/MPN/PAD-1 family protein: protein MVSSADSFRLSWLGWWRLVGQLRRRGRGIRESGAFLLGHRHSGPGVVTDFVFYDEIDPDALSRGHVHLSGQALGKVWDRCGVRGLEVLADVHTHPGSAGQSDSDRAYPMIAIKGHTALIIPAFARSATNLRGVGVYRHLGAGNWISLPSPKAGWRGITF, encoded by the coding sequence ATGGTATCGTCGGCTGATTCCTTTCGCCTGTCCTGGCTCGGCTGGTGGCGCCTTGTAGGTCAGCTGCGCCGGCGGGGTCGCGGTATCCGCGAAAGCGGTGCGTTCCTGCTGGGACATCGCCATTCCGGGCCGGGCGTCGTCACGGACTTCGTCTTCTACGATGAGATCGATCCTGACGCATTGTCGCGAGGCCATGTCCATCTTTCGGGCCAAGCGCTCGGCAAGGTGTGGGACCGCTGTGGCGTAAGGGGATTGGAAGTGCTCGCAGACGTGCACACGCATCCCGGCAGCGCCGGGCAGAGCGACTCCGACCGCGCGTACCCGATGATCGCGATCAAGGGGCATACAGCTCTCATCATTCCCGCCTTCGCCCGCTCGGCGACCAACCTTCGCGGTGTCGGCGTCTATCGCCATCTCGGTGCCGGCAACTGGATTTCCCTGCCGTCGCCCAAAGCGGGTTGGCGCGGCATCACCTTTTGA
- a CDS encoding DUF7665 family protein has product MTPDRVIFERDIAAAPFLEGAARNRWALRTLEWPHGMFDVTARDGRLFHLRLDFTGYPAASPTGGLWDPDTGAILALDKWPIGDVAFASVFRRDWQDGRALYMPLDRISLTGHHDWPTQYPHLVWRPDVGLIQYLAEVHRLLNMRGYHGIVG; this is encoded by the coding sequence ATGACTCCGGACCGCGTCATCTTCGAGCGCGACATTGCCGCGGCGCCCTTTCTGGAGGGCGCCGCACGCAATCGATGGGCGCTGCGAACCCTCGAATGGCCTCACGGAATGTTCGATGTCACCGCCCGTGACGGCCGCCTGTTCCATCTGCGCCTCGATTTTACCGGCTATCCCGCGGCGTCCCCGACCGGAGGGCTCTGGGACCCGGACACCGGGGCAATCCTGGCGCTGGACAAATGGCCAATCGGCGATGTCGCGTTTGCCAGCGTGTTCCGAAGGGACTGGCAGGATGGCCGGGCGCTTTACATGCCCCTCGACCGGATTTCACTGACCGGTCACCACGACTGGCCGACGCAATATCCGCACCTAGTCTGGAGGCCGGATGTCGGTCTCATCCAGTACCTCGCCGAAGTGCATCGGTTACTCAACATGCGAGGCTATCATGGTATCGTCGGCTGA
- a CDS encoding UvrD-helicase domain-containing protein — MAAFDLARLHARALREAKIAGRATGPAAVKSAAAAEGFVIKPVPPGDPVIGTSDAKLLREWCSIYVRNDVSDAEAAAFVAHELGHLKLHRPQDNCTGPNPDAGTSRALSRVEAYGPRERRELQANVFARELLLPRALARQLFLVERLGAGSIAQLLELPVPLVRRQLFDSLLGPDASAPTVNAQKPKFGRDDSQEAAAGFADPALLLEAGPGSGKTRTLVKRIEHLLDFDEAVPNEILALTFSNKAAGELADRIATARPDAAADMWIGTFHAFGLDLIRRYYELLDLPSNVQLIDKAQAIELLEDQLPLMGLNHYHDLRNPDQGLVKILSAISRAKDELVTHAEFTRRAREALAAAVSAEQVEVAERACEAARVYEIYADALGKAGAVDFGDLVMLPTLLMMRNDCVRAQVAQRHSMVLVDEYQDVNRASARLLMELYREGARLWVVGDARQSLYRWRGASSANMAQFERDFSGGKRLPLDRNYRSTEHIVGLGRGFARDMRAGKNGLAYNAKSAREEPGSATRLLVGLDDRCEGELLAAEITSLKQAGVPLSQQAVLAPTNNRLDIVAGILAEHGIATTHLGSFFEREEVRDLLSVIALLAEANGGALVRVAALREIGVGASDIGVIVRAAQAARVPLLSLLATASTLTGMSPTGGEALEQLGLQMAGLDQFTPAFEVAASWLLDRSDYLRDLAVAPDASGSLSRAALLALLGFLDQRELGGQPLTPARALKRMRSTVLLADDRDLRDATLGADADAVRLMTIHGAKGLEFPAVHVVGLHDQCLPGAFRRDDSPLPPGLVEPETREGHLEEEECLFFVAISRAEDHLRLYHSELANVRGRKPSPFLGRLGALERRHLPAAATAAGAAGSPLSPISTDRINLFDVRDFDSCPLRIAYRRFFGVEGRRHETPYLKTSGVLYALVDRITEVSGPGVEERLQVLLGEIWAIRGPAEHGLAADYLAHAAGRAAALGRLMSGFDSPGYSQIELPINGGLLTVAAPLVRSTAAGTEIRFLEAGRVRSKTGNDLTAGLLLAAARHTFGPNVSVTIGHVTDGATVPVKRQDDKAAGDVEAAAAILAAINKGALPAKPAMRVCGRCPHFVACPAVGRAETA; from the coding sequence GTGGCGGCGTTCGACCTTGCTCGGCTTCATGCACGCGCGCTTCGCGAAGCCAAGATCGCCGGGCGTGCGACCGGACCCGCTGCCGTCAAATCGGCCGCCGCCGCCGAAGGATTTGTCATCAAGCCGGTTCCTCCCGGCGATCCGGTGATCGGGACCAGCGATGCCAAACTGCTTCGCGAGTGGTGCTCCATTTATGTTCGCAACGATGTTTCGGATGCCGAGGCAGCCGCTTTTGTCGCTCACGAGCTTGGGCATCTGAAACTGCACCGTCCTCAAGACAATTGTACGGGCCCGAATCCGGACGCTGGTACCTCGCGTGCTTTATCGCGGGTCGAAGCCTATGGACCGCGCGAAAGGCGTGAACTCCAGGCCAATGTCTTCGCGCGCGAGTTGCTGCTGCCGCGTGCGCTCGCGCGGCAGCTTTTCTTGGTTGAGCGGCTAGGCGCAGGCAGCATCGCGCAGCTGCTCGAACTGCCCGTTCCGCTCGTGCGCCGTCAGTTGTTCGACAGCCTGCTGGGACCCGATGCCTCGGCTCCTACCGTCAATGCGCAAAAGCCGAAGTTTGGGCGCGATGACAGCCAGGAGGCCGCCGCGGGATTCGCGGATCCGGCGCTGCTACTCGAAGCCGGCCCGGGCTCGGGCAAGACGCGGACACTCGTAAAGCGGATCGAGCACCTGCTCGACTTCGACGAGGCCGTGCCGAATGAAATTCTTGCGCTGACCTTCTCGAATAAGGCGGCCGGTGAACTCGCGGACCGTATTGCCACCGCCCGGCCTGACGCTGCCGCCGATATGTGGATCGGCACGTTCCATGCCTTCGGATTGGATCTCATCCGCCGCTATTACGAATTGCTGGACCTGCCCAGCAACGTTCAGCTCATCGACAAGGCACAGGCGATCGAACTGCTTGAGGACCAGCTGCCCTTGATGGGGCTCAACCATTATCATGATCTGCGCAATCCGGATCAGGGCCTCGTGAAGATCCTCTCGGCCATCTCGCGCGCGAAAGACGAACTTGTCACGCACGCCGAGTTTACACGGCGTGCCCGGGAAGCGCTGGCGGCAGCCGTGAGCGCAGAGCAGGTCGAGGTGGCCGAACGAGCGTGCGAGGCCGCACGAGTCTACGAAATTTATGCCGATGCGTTGGGGAAGGCCGGCGCTGTCGATTTCGGCGACCTCGTCATGTTGCCGACGCTCCTCATGATGCGCAATGATTGCGTGCGTGCTCAGGTGGCTCAACGCCATTCAATGGTGCTGGTTGACGAGTATCAGGACGTCAATCGCGCTAGCGCGCGGCTGTTGATGGAATTGTATCGGGAAGGTGCACGTCTTTGGGTCGTCGGCGACGCCCGGCAATCGCTCTACCGCTGGCGCGGCGCGTCATCGGCGAACATGGCCCAGTTCGAGCGCGATTTTTCCGGAGGCAAACGGCTCCCTCTCGACCGCAATTATCGCTCGACCGAGCATATTGTCGGGCTTGGCCGAGGCTTCGCCAGAGACATGCGCGCCGGGAAAAACGGGCTCGCCTATAATGCTAAATCCGCGCGGGAGGAGCCTGGGAGCGCAACCCGCTTGCTCGTCGGACTCGATGACCGGTGCGAAGGAGAGTTGCTGGCGGCCGAAATCACTTCCCTCAAGCAGGCCGGCGTCCCCTTGTCGCAGCAAGCCGTTCTCGCCCCGACCAACAACCGCCTTGATATTGTAGCCGGTATCCTTGCCGAACACGGGATTGCGACTACGCATCTCGGCAGCTTCTTCGAGCGCGAGGAAGTGCGGGACCTGCTCTCAGTCATTGCTCTGCTGGCCGAAGCGAATGGCGGCGCGCTCGTTCGCGTGGCGGCCCTTCGCGAGATCGGGGTCGGCGCCAGTGACATCGGTGTTATCGTGCGAGCCGCGCAGGCGGCCCGGGTGCCGCTGCTTTCCTTGCTCGCGACCGCATCGACCCTGACAGGCATGAGCCCGACAGGTGGCGAAGCGCTCGAACAGCTGGGCCTGCAAATGGCGGGGCTCGACCAGTTCACCCCGGCGTTCGAAGTGGCGGCGAGCTGGTTGCTCGATCGATCCGACTATCTGCGCGACCTAGCAGTTGCTCCCGACGCCTCCGGATCGCTGTCCCGCGCAGCTCTATTGGCATTGCTCGGGTTTCTCGATCAGCGCGAGCTGGGTGGCCAGCCGCTGACACCGGCCCGAGCGCTCAAGCGCATGCGAAGCACGGTATTGCTGGCGGATGATCGAGACTTGCGGGATGCAACGCTCGGCGCCGATGCGGACGCCGTCCGCCTAATGACCATACACGGCGCGAAGGGGCTGGAGTTTCCGGCCGTCCATGTGGTTGGCCTACACGATCAGTGCCTGCCGGGCGCGTTCCGGCGCGACGACAGCCCGCTTCCGCCGGGGCTTGTAGAACCCGAAACGCGCGAGGGTCATCTCGAGGAGGAGGAATGCCTGTTCTTCGTCGCCATATCCCGGGCCGAAGACCATCTGCGCCTCTATCACAGCGAGCTGGCGAACGTGCGGGGTCGCAAACCTTCGCCGTTTCTGGGACGGCTCGGAGCGCTGGAACGCCGCCATTTGCCAGCCGCAGCGACAGCCGCCGGAGCGGCAGGTTCCCCGCTCTCGCCGATCTCGACCGACCGGATCAACCTGTTCGATGTTCGGGACTTTGACAGCTGCCCGCTTCGCATCGCCTATCGCCGCTTTTTTGGCGTTGAGGGCCGCCGGCACGAAACGCCCTATCTGAAGACCTCGGGGGTGCTTTATGCGCTCGTCGATCGAATAACCGAAGTGTCGGGGCCGGGAGTGGAGGAAAGGCTCCAGGTGCTGCTTGGCGAAATCTGGGCCATTCGCGGTCCAGCCGAGCACGGACTGGCTGCCGACTATCTTGCGCATGCGGCTGGGCGGGCGGCGGCGCTGGGGCGCCTGATGAGCGGCTTCGACTCGCCGGGCTATTCGCAGATCGAGTTGCCCATAAACGGCGGCCTGCTGACCGTCGCCGCGCCCCTGGTCCGATCCACGGCGGCCGGCACAGAGATACGTTTTCTCGAAGCGGGCCGCGTTCGTTCGAAGACCGGCAACGATCTGACGGCGGGACTATTGCTGGCGGCGGCGCGTCATACATTCGGCCCGAACGTCTCCGTCACGATCGGGCATGTCACCGACGGTGCAACAGTTCCAGTCAAGCGGCAGGACGACAAGGCCGCCGGTGACGTCGAAGCGGCGGCGGCTATCCTAGCTGCGATCAACAAAGGCGCTCTCCCGGCGAAACCGGCAATGCGCGTCTGCGGACGTTGCCCCCATTTCGTCGCCTGCCCGGCGGTCGGCCGGGCCGAGACCGCCTGA